One Pectobacterium polaris DNA window includes the following coding sequences:
- a CDS encoding FGGY-family carbohydrate kinase yields MDYYIGIDIGTSKVKSVLFDADFNELLIASANTVTYSPQPGYAEQDMSQVWDAVIATLKTLATSPLLQQGHVRAIGLAGQGEGVWLSDRLGQPVRQAILWSDTRTAEQVHRLKQRPNLEATLFPETGSPLLPCNSAQQLRWLAQHQPDALSDADYFFFAKDWIRFRLTGQANLELTDAGTSLLDLHSETLSKTVLDKLDLHAIRPLFPPLLYPDDIAGTLSDAVAAQTGLPAGIPVCAGALDVSAAALGIGAIHDGDIFTILGTTCCTGIVCRGLTQVSLQTRFVAHAWPGHYLNLFAMQSGTPNIDWALSTLADDADFQTINARIARVPPGSGGVFYQPYLNGERAPFYSTSARAGFFGIEQSTTNAHLLRAVFEGLAYAITDSLSGYPAHGDLYIAGGGAASAIWLQIIADCTGRRVIASSVKELSACGAARLAALSIGESANMVPSANTQASTFLPDADTHRQYQTLFPVFRQLRDQLQPLWQARAQALNALDNHNAAHSHTVPTSQESLAS; encoded by the coding sequence ATGGACTACTACATTGGCATAGATATCGGGACCTCAAAGGTCAAATCGGTGCTATTCGATGCCGATTTCAATGAACTGCTGATTGCGTCAGCCAACACCGTGACCTATTCCCCGCAGCCCGGCTACGCCGAGCAAGATATGTCTCAGGTGTGGGATGCCGTGATCGCTACCCTGAAAACGCTGGCCACTTCGCCACTGCTACAACAGGGTCACGTGCGCGCCATCGGGCTGGCCGGACAAGGTGAAGGGGTCTGGCTAAGCGATCGCCTCGGGCAACCGGTACGACAAGCCATCCTCTGGAGTGATACCCGCACGGCGGAGCAGGTTCATCGGCTTAAACAGCGCCCGAATCTGGAAGCGACGCTCTTTCCCGAAACCGGTTCTCCCCTGCTCCCTTGTAACAGCGCGCAGCAGTTACGCTGGCTGGCACAGCATCAGCCGGATGCGCTGAGCGATGCCGATTACTTCTTTTTTGCCAAAGACTGGATTCGTTTTCGACTGACAGGACAGGCGAATCTGGAACTGACGGATGCCGGTACGTCGCTGCTGGACCTGCATAGCGAGACGCTGTCAAAAACCGTGCTGGATAAACTGGATTTACACGCGATTAGGCCGCTTTTTCCGCCGCTGCTTTATCCCGATGACATCGCCGGCACGCTCAGCGATGCCGTCGCTGCACAGACAGGTCTGCCAGCAGGCATTCCCGTCTGTGCGGGCGCACTGGATGTGTCTGCTGCGGCACTGGGTATCGGCGCTATTCACGACGGCGACATTTTCACCATTCTCGGCACCACCTGCTGCACCGGCATTGTGTGCCGTGGTTTAACGCAGGTGAGCCTGCAAACCCGGTTTGTCGCCCACGCCTGGCCGGGCCACTATCTCAACCTGTTCGCCATGCAATCTGGCACGCCGAATATTGACTGGGCGTTGAGCACGCTGGCTGACGATGCCGATTTTCAGACGATCAATGCACGCATTGCCCGTGTGCCACCCGGCAGCGGTGGCGTCTTCTACCAGCCTTACCTCAATGGCGAACGCGCACCGTTTTACAGTACATCGGCACGAGCGGGATTTTTTGGCATCGAGCAATCTACGACTAACGCGCATCTACTGCGCGCGGTCTTTGAGGGACTCGCGTATGCGATTACCGATTCGCTCAGCGGCTACCCTGCCCACGGCGATCTCTACATTGCTGGTGGCGGTGCCGCCTCAGCGATTTGGCTGCAAATCATCGCGGACTGCACCGGGCGACGAGTGATCGCCAGTTCGGTCAAAGAGTTGAGCGCATGCGGTGCCGCGCGCCTTGCTGCTCTGTCCATCGGCGAAAGCGCCAACATGGTTCCTTCCGCCAATACACAGGCGTCAACGTTTCTCCCCGATGCCGACACCCATCGGCAGTACCAGACACTGTTTCCGGTTTTTCGCCAACTGCGCGACCAGCTACAGCCACTCTGGCAGGCGCGGGCTCAGGCGCTTAATGCACTCGACAATCACAACGCGGCGCATTCGCACACGGTTCCCACCTCACAGGAAAGTCTTGCCTCATGA
- a CDS encoding 2-hydroxyacid dehydrogenase: MKIVFTAEYGGNLDAFQALGELVVDGWAIGQPKLSEAALTRLAENADVIITSYDDITARVIEACPHLRLIACTRANPVNIDIEAARRRGIPVLYTPGRNADAAAELTLALMLNAARHIPQAHSALKRGEFTRETDTALQTQNGLRQDVVWDVDKDSPYEVFKGGELRNKTLGIIGYGSIGHRVGRLARAFGMQLLIADPYVAAEEIDEPGIRKTTLDELFLQSDFVSLHLNSTPQTKGLVNLDRLRTMRPTAYLINTSRAAVVVEADLIAALREKWLAGAALDVYDSEPLWRHHPFITEFDNVVLTPHIAGATRETLVKHTAMIAADLQRFIRGEPLLYEWK, from the coding sequence ATGAAGATCGTATTTACCGCCGAATATGGCGGCAACCTTGATGCCTTTCAGGCGTTAGGAGAACTGGTTGTGGACGGCTGGGCTATCGGCCAGCCCAAACTGAGCGAAGCGGCGCTAACTCGTCTGGCGGAGAACGCTGACGTCATCATCACCAGCTATGATGATATTACCGCCCGCGTCATTGAGGCTTGCCCTCACCTACGGCTTATCGCCTGTACCCGCGCCAACCCGGTCAACATCGATATCGAGGCCGCACGCCGCCGAGGAATTCCGGTGCTCTACACGCCCGGACGCAATGCCGATGCCGCCGCAGAATTAACGCTGGCGTTGATGCTGAATGCCGCACGCCACATCCCTCAAGCCCATAGCGCGCTGAAGCGTGGGGAGTTCACGCGCGAAACCGACACCGCGTTACAGACGCAAAATGGGTTACGGCAAGATGTGGTGTGGGACGTAGACAAAGACAGCCCATATGAGGTTTTCAAAGGCGGCGAACTACGTAATAAGACGCTAGGCATCATCGGCTATGGCAGCATTGGTCATCGGGTCGGAAGACTGGCGCGCGCCTTTGGAATGCAGTTGCTGATTGCCGATCCGTATGTCGCCGCCGAAGAGATCGACGAACCGGGCATTCGTAAAACCACGCTGGACGAGCTGTTTTTGCAGTCCGATTTCGTCAGCCTGCACCTGAACAGCACACCGCAGACCAAAGGACTGGTCAACCTCGACAGGCTCAGAACCATGCGTCCCACCGCCTATCTGATCAACACCTCGCGCGCTGCCGTGGTTGTCGAAGCCGATCTAATTGCGGCGCTACGCGAAAAGTGGCTGGCAGGTGCCGCACTTGACGTTTACGACAGCGAACCGCTCTGGCGTCATCACCCGTTCATTACCGAATTTGATAACGTGGTACTCACGCCGCACATTGCTGGCGCGACGCGGGAGACGCTGGTGAAACACACCGCGATGATCGCCGCCGACCTGCAACGCTTCATCCGCGGCGAACCGCTGCTTTACGAATGGAAATAG
- a CDS encoding carbohydrate kinase family protein, with amino-acid sequence MSQFDAVFVGLTILDVAGRPVTGLPEGGGVHFIDEIRLNPAGTASGAAMNAAKLGIRTATAACLGEDEKADFILAAYRKLGIDCSLVQRTTAASTSATILTIRPDGERPALHYRGASDHLFIDEQDFDAVCNARFLHHGGTGLLAKMDQGQSARLLRHAKAKGLTTSFDLIAPNAETLSLLIPLLPDVDYFMPSLDEAAFISGLTKPAEIAAFFLDRGVGTCIFKAGAAGSYVFGQDVTLRIPAYRVAVSDTTGCGDSYCGGFIAGLAKGWDLEQACQLGSAVSGLVATGLGSDAGVIDWEHTLRFMAEAPTY; translated from the coding sequence GTGAGCCAATTTGATGCGGTTTTTGTTGGATTAACCATTCTGGATGTCGCGGGTCGGCCGGTGACTGGTTTGCCCGAAGGCGGCGGCGTCCACTTTATCGATGAAATCCGCCTTAATCCTGCTGGGACGGCCAGCGGCGCGGCAATGAATGCCGCCAAACTGGGCATTCGCACGGCGACGGCGGCCTGTCTCGGTGAAGATGAAAAAGCTGATTTTATTCTGGCGGCCTATCGCAAGCTGGGCATCGACTGTTCGCTGGTACAGCGAACGACGGCGGCATCGACCTCGGCGACCATTCTGACTATTCGACCGGACGGCGAGCGTCCGGCGCTGCATTATCGCGGGGCGTCAGATCATCTTTTTATCGACGAGCAGGATTTTGACGCTGTGTGCAATGCGCGTTTCTTACACCACGGTGGCACGGGGCTGCTGGCGAAAATGGATCAGGGGCAGAGCGCGCGTCTGCTTCGACACGCCAAAGCAAAGGGGCTGACGACCAGTTTCGATCTTATCGCGCCAAACGCGGAGACGCTGTCGTTGCTGATACCGCTGCTGCCGGATGTGGACTACTTTATGCCCTCGCTGGACGAGGCGGCGTTTATTTCCGGCCTGACTAAACCCGCAGAGATTGCGGCTTTCTTTCTTGATCGCGGCGTCGGCACCTGCATTTTCAAAGCGGGAGCGGCTGGATCTTACGTGTTCGGCCAGGATGTCACGCTGCGCATTCCTGCCTATCGCGTGGCGGTATCGGATACGACGGGCTGCGGCGACAGCTACTGCGGCGGCTTTATTGCCGGTCTGGCAAAAGGCTGGGATCTGGAGCAGGCCTGCCAGCTCGGCTCGGCCGTTTCAGGGCTGGTGGCTACCGGATTGGGTTCCGATGCGGGCGTGATTGACTGGGAACATACGCTGCGGTTTATGGCAGAAGCGCCTACCTATTAG
- a CDS encoding ABC transporter permease → MKPSSLAAQPALPGGRLGLSFFIRYGFLVILLAFLVFFSLQNPIFLTLGNGANLLQGSAVLLIVALAMTLVVTAGGIDLSVGVALDFGAAFALVALKVYGLPWQAAVLAALAGGALIGLLNAVLIIHCRIKPFLATLGTWFIGSSIERIYTEGGGPIAYRRMAPQYHELAVGDLWGIPVPIVIVAVLLLAYYLLFERTIAGKRIHAMGLNAPAALIAGVNVRRTMFWLLIVTSVTCAIGGVVLSANLRQFTPLAGQAYLMDAIAAVFIGTAFHAQGRPNVAGTLIGVLFLGMIANGLNLMGLNFIVKDALSGVILVLALALSFLQGRLRQRQ, encoded by the coding sequence GTGAAACCTTCTTCTTTGGCGGCGCAGCCTGCGTTGCCGGGCGGCAGACTGGGGCTGTCGTTCTTTATCCGCTATGGCTTTCTGGTCATCCTGCTGGCTTTTTTGGTGTTTTTCTCGCTGCAAAACCCAATATTTTTGACGTTAGGCAACGGGGCAAATCTGCTACAGGGCAGTGCGGTACTGCTGATTGTCGCGCTGGCTATGACGCTGGTGGTGACTGCGGGCGGAATCGATCTGTCCGTGGGCGTTGCGCTGGATTTTGGCGCCGCCTTCGCGCTGGTGGCGCTCAAAGTCTATGGCCTGCCGTGGCAGGCAGCGGTGCTGGCCGCATTAGCGGGAGGCGCACTGATTGGTTTGCTTAATGCGGTGCTGATTATTCACTGTCGAATTAAGCCGTTTTTGGCGACGCTAGGGACGTGGTTTATCGGTAGCAGCATCGAACGTATCTACACTGAAGGCGGTGGGCCGATCGCTTACCGCCGGATGGCACCGCAGTACCATGAGCTGGCCGTGGGCGACCTGTGGGGCATTCCGGTGCCGATCGTGATTGTGGCGGTGCTGTTGCTGGCTTATTACCTGTTATTTGAACGGACGATTGCGGGTAAACGTATCCATGCGATGGGATTGAATGCGCCAGCGGCACTGATTGCCGGCGTTAACGTACGGCGTACGATGTTCTGGCTGCTGATTGTCACGTCGGTGACGTGTGCCATCGGCGGCGTGGTGTTATCCGCCAATCTGCGGCAGTTTACGCCGTTGGCCGGACAGGCTTACCTGATGGACGCCATTGCCGCTGTTTTCATCGGCACCGCGTTTCATGCGCAGGGGCGACCCAACGTAGCAGGGACGCTAATCGGCGTGCTGTTTCTCGGTATGATCGCCAACGGTTTGAACCTGATGGGGCTGAACTTCATCGTAAAAGATGCGCTGAGCGGCGTGATTTTGGTACTGGCACTGGCGCTCTCTTTCCTGCAAGGGCGGCTGCGTCAGCGGCAATAA
- a CDS encoding ABC transporter permease has translation MTRALQSPRATPRLAGLFNHIPLLLFAALLLFLCLSAPYFLSWQNITIILRQSAPLAILCFGLVCVITGGGDDVVSGGIDLSLPAIAVLAVAIISDGLTNAGISYPWLIVWIVGAALLAGTVNAALVVAIRLPPLLATLACSVAVIGLTNLLTQQRRISVSDPLIVAFRDSSLLGLPLAVWFMLLVFLLFQFIVHHSRWGQHLQAAGGNREAAQLSGISHTPLVIGSYLLGALAAALASLTLVAQGSGSSPGTAEPLLLEMVLATFLGAAFSRRRVVTIWGALLGTLLVNALSNGLALLRVDIFWVGAIKGVLILVVLAAASLRRQRSHA, from the coding sequence ATGACTCGTGCCTTACAATCCCCCCGAGCGACGCCGCGTTTAGCCGGGCTTTTCAATCATATTCCCTTACTGCTGTTTGCGGCGCTGCTGCTGTTCCTCTGCCTGAGCGCACCTTATTTTCTCAGCTGGCAAAATATCACCATTATTTTACGGCAAAGCGCGCCGCTGGCGATCCTGTGCTTCGGGCTGGTCTGCGTCATTACGGGCGGCGGCGACGATGTTGTTTCCGGCGGTATCGATCTCTCGCTGCCCGCGATTGCGGTACTTGCGGTGGCGATAATCAGCGACGGTTTGACGAACGCAGGTATCAGCTACCCGTGGTTGATTGTGTGGATAGTGGGGGCTGCGCTACTGGCAGGTACGGTGAATGCGGCACTGGTGGTGGCGATTCGGCTACCGCCGCTATTGGCGACGTTAGCCTGCTCTGTGGCGGTTATCGGACTCACTAATTTGCTGACCCAGCAGCGGCGCATCAGCGTTAGCGATCCGCTGATTGTGGCGTTTCGTGATAGCAGCCTGCTCGGGTTGCCACTGGCGGTCTGGTTTATGCTGCTGGTCTTCCTCTTGTTTCAATTTATCGTTCACCATAGCCGATGGGGCCAGCACTTGCAGGCCGCAGGCGGAAACCGAGAAGCGGCACAGCTGTCAGGCATTTCCCACACCCCGCTGGTTATCGGTTCGTATCTGTTAGGTGCGCTGGCGGCGGCGCTGGCCTCGCTAACGCTGGTGGCACAAGGATCGGGTAGTTCGCCCGGCACGGCAGAGCCGTTGTTGCTGGAGATGGTATTAGCGACATTTCTTGGCGCGGCATTCTCTCGCCGTCGGGTGGTCACCATCTGGGGCGCATTGCTGGGCACGCTGCTGGTTAATGCCTTATCGAACGGTCTGGCGCTGCTGAGAGTCGATATCTTCTGGGTCGGCGCGATTAAGGGTGTACTGATTCTGGTGGTGCTCGCCGCCGCCTCGCTACGCAGGCAAAGGAGTCACGCGTGA
- a CDS encoding sugar ABC transporter ATP-binding protein — protein sequence MVAYHSAPSPSGGGLAMTHISKQFAGIPALDNVSLTVRPGEILGLIGENGAGKSTLIKVLAGVYAADGGEIAVDGQRLTAVTPAVIHAHGIRFIHQELHLIPHFTVAESVFLGQERVNYWRGVDRRTMRRETEQFFQHTFNLSIDANRLIRELSLAERKLVQVARALIDGKARLVVFDEPTAPLEAREATQLLHTLQALKQRGIAIIYVSHYLNEIADICDRVTVLRNGKGVTTLDDPETKDIDGMIRLMVGREIASLFDGKRKTEKGGIPLLQVEQLTDRQHFQPIRFQVAAGEIVGIAGLLGSGREALIDALYGITPAREGHIVIDGQTLRPRSPVQAIAQRMALVPRDRRHDGLILPLSVADNINLASLSAVAWRGWLRRKQAVAQANHLAQTLDIRPRDVSIPVRNLSGGNQQKVILARWLKTDTRLFILDEPTLGVDIGAKAEIYQLTRQLAAEGRAVIVSSSDDGELLGLCDRILVMWRGELIADVPTERLSLDSLLALTSSGRTQEAV from the coding sequence ATGGTGGCATATCACTCAGCCCCGTCGCCGTCCGGCGGCGGTCTGGCAATGACGCACATCAGCAAGCAGTTTGCAGGGATTCCCGCACTGGACAACGTATCACTAACGGTTCGGCCGGGAGAAATTCTCGGCCTGATCGGGGAAAACGGCGCGGGGAAATCGACCTTAATCAAGGTGCTGGCTGGCGTTTATGCCGCAGACGGCGGCGAGATCGCTGTCGATGGGCAGCGGTTGACCGCCGTGACGCCCGCGGTTATCCACGCGCACGGCATTCGTTTTATCCATCAGGAACTGCATCTTATTCCCCATTTTACCGTGGCGGAGTCGGTGTTTCTCGGTCAGGAACGAGTGAACTATTGGCGAGGCGTCGATCGTCGGACGATGCGGCGTGAAACGGAACAGTTCTTTCAGCACACGTTCAATCTATCGATAGACGCCAATCGACTCATCCGGGAGTTAAGCCTGGCGGAACGCAAACTGGTGCAGGTCGCTCGAGCACTCATTGACGGCAAGGCGCGGCTAGTGGTGTTTGATGAACCGACCGCGCCGCTGGAAGCGCGGGAAGCCACGCAGCTACTGCATACGCTCCAGGCGCTGAAACAGCGTGGGATTGCGATTATCTATGTCTCTCACTATCTCAATGAAATTGCAGATATCTGCGACCGCGTCACCGTGTTACGCAATGGTAAGGGCGTGACGACGCTGGACGATCCCGAAACAAAGGATATCGATGGAATGATTCGCCTAATGGTGGGGCGAGAGATTGCCAGCCTGTTTGACGGGAAACGCAAGACAGAGAAAGGTGGAATCCCGCTGCTACAGGTCGAACAGCTCACGGATCGGCAGCATTTTCAGCCAATCCGTTTTCAGGTTGCCGCGGGAGAAATTGTTGGTATTGCAGGGTTGTTAGGATCGGGACGTGAGGCGCTGATTGATGCGCTCTATGGTATTACGCCCGCCCGTGAGGGACATATTGTGATCGATGGTCAGACGCTACGACCGCGTTCTCCGGTACAGGCCATCGCGCAGCGAATGGCGCTGGTGCCGCGCGATCGTCGCCACGACGGACTGATTTTACCGCTATCGGTGGCAGACAATATCAATCTGGCTTCCTTGTCCGCTGTTGCCTGGCGCGGGTGGCTGCGGCGTAAGCAAGCGGTAGCACAGGCGAATCATCTGGCGCAGACGCTGGATATCCGGCCGCGCGATGTCAGCATACCCGTGCGCAATTTAAGCGGTGGTAACCAGCAGAAGGTGATACTGGCGCGCTGGCTAAAGACCGATACTCGCTTGTTTATTCTTGATGAACCGACGCTGGGCGTCGATATTGGCGCGAAAGCAGAAATCTATCAGCTTACCCGGCAACTGGCGGCGGAAGGGCGAGCGGTTATCGTTTCTTCCAGCGATGACGGTGAACTTCTGGGGCTATGCGATCGCATTCTGGTGATGTGGCGCGGTGAACTCATCGCCGATGTGCCGACGGAACGCCTCTCGCTGGATAGTCTGCTGGCGTTGACCAGCAGCGGTCGAACGCAGGAGGCGGTATGA
- a CDS encoding sugar ABC transporter substrate-binding protein translates to MKTRFSRLAACVLATGVMTSVQAADETLSLKGKTIGVAVVGTQHFWDREAYKGATEEIEKLGGQVVGVDGGRDNQVHANNHDILLARKVDAVISILGDSAVEPKFKALREAKIPVFTVDHVSSYSINNTTSDNYAIGSTIGRYTADALGGKGNIAVFNAFSNALRICGIRYDLWKYVLQDYPGIKIIQPELAEQYSNSPEDARKKTLELLSQYPKGTLDAIHVACWDQPAIGVVQALEETGRDKDVKVTAIDAGPETLEIMAEKGSPFVANVAQQPRLIGTTSAKNVARYFAGATLLPQTFVPVLPVKGEAEAKAVYKQLGYGELK, encoded by the coding sequence ATGAAGACTCGCTTTTCTCGTCTGGCTGCATGCGTGCTGGCTACAGGGGTAATGACCTCTGTTCAGGCAGCGGATGAGACACTGTCATTGAAGGGAAAAACCATTGGCGTTGCCGTGGTGGGAACACAGCACTTTTGGGACCGTGAGGCCTACAAAGGGGCGACCGAAGAAATTGAGAAACTCGGTGGGCAGGTCGTGGGGGTGGATGGGGGGCGTGATAATCAGGTTCATGCCAATAACCACGACATCCTGCTGGCGCGTAAGGTCGATGCGGTGATCAGTATTCTCGGTGACAGCGCGGTAGAACCGAAGTTTAAAGCGCTGCGTGAGGCAAAGATTCCGGTTTTCACCGTCGATCATGTTTCATCGTATTCCATCAATAACACGACGTCGGATAACTACGCGATCGGTTCGACGATCGGTCGCTATACCGCGGATGCGCTGGGCGGAAAAGGCAATATCGCGGTTTTCAATGCGTTCTCCAACGCGCTGCGCATCTGCGGTATTCGCTATGACCTGTGGAAATACGTTCTGCAAGATTATCCGGGGATCAAAATCATTCAGCCTGAGCTGGCTGAACAATATTCCAACTCGCCGGAAGACGCGCGCAAGAAAACCCTTGAGTTGCTGAGCCAGTACCCGAAAGGTACGTTGGATGCAATCCACGTTGCCTGCTGGGATCAGCCGGCCATCGGTGTGGTGCAAGCACTGGAAGAAACCGGGCGTGATAAGGATGTGAAGGTCACGGCGATTGATGCCGGGCCAGAAACGCTGGAAATTATGGCGGAGAAAGGCAGTCCATTTGTTGCCAACGTTGCGCAGCAGCCGCGTTTGATCGGCACCACATCGGCGAAAAACGTCGCGCGCTATTTCGCGGGTGCCACACTGCTACCGCAGACGTTTGTGCCAGTCTTGCCTGTCAAAGGGGAGGCGGAAGCCAAGGCAGTCTATAAACAGCTTGGCTATGGCGAACTGAAATAA
- a CDS encoding 1,2-dihydroxy-3-keto-5-methylthiopentene dioxygenase: MTTLSIYHRPHITQPVQQLTTFNDIASLLASAGIQLEHWQTDAPPLDASSEIILTQYHADIERLKQQEGYTSADVISLTPDHAERLALREKFLQEHTHSEDEVRFFVRGSGSFFVPIGEQVFQLTCEAGDLLRVPANTPHWFDCGEFPDFVAIRIFTNPEGWVGHFTGRETFH; the protein is encoded by the coding sequence ATGACAACATTATCGATTTACCACCGTCCGCACATCACGCAACCCGTTCAGCAACTCACCACGTTTAATGACATCGCTTCCCTGCTCGCCAGCGCTGGGATCCAGCTAGAACACTGGCAGACCGACGCACCACCGCTCGACGCCAGCAGCGAAATCATTTTGACGCAGTATCATGCCGATATTGAACGTCTCAAACAGCAGGAGGGCTACACCTCTGCCGATGTGATCAGCCTGACGCCGGATCATGCCGAGAGACTGGCGCTGCGGGAAAAATTTCTTCAGGAACACACCCACAGTGAAGATGAAGTGCGCTTCTTCGTGCGCGGCAGCGGAAGCTTCTTTGTGCCGATTGGCGAACAGGTTTTCCAGCTTACCTGTGAGGCCGGCGATCTCTTACGCGTTCCCGCTAACACACCGCACTGGTTTGACTGCGGCGAATTTCCTGATTTTGTCGCGATCCGCATTTTTACTAATCCAGAAGGCTGGGTTGGGCACTTTACCGGACGGGAGACGTTTCACTAA
- a CDS encoding YehS family protein has translation MMNNDVLRSVRYMLNLNNDHLLKILALVEMTVPPQQLASYVKKEGEEGYQPCPDIVMSYFLNGLILQKRGQDENQPAPQFERKMTNNIILKKLRIAFSLKTDDIQAILLAQNFRISVPEVTAMMRAPDHKNYRTCGDQVIRYFLKGLTARVRKG, from the coding sequence ATGATGAATAACGATGTCCTGCGCAGCGTGCGCTATATGCTGAATTTGAATAATGACCACCTGCTGAAAATCCTGGCGCTGGTGGAGATGACCGTCCCTCCCCAGCAGTTGGCGAGCTACGTCAAAAAAGAGGGAGAGGAAGGCTATCAACCTTGCCCAGACATCGTGATGAGTTATTTCCTGAATGGGCTGATTCTGCAAAAACGTGGGCAAGATGAAAACCAGCCTGCACCGCAGTTTGAGCGCAAGATGACCAACAATATTATTCTGAAAAAGCTGCGTATCGCATTTTCATTAAAAACGGATGATATTCAGGCGATCCTGCTGGCACAAAATTTTCGCATTTCAGTACCGGAAGTCACCGCGATGATGCGCGCGCCTGATCATAAAAACTATCGCACCTGCGGCGATCAGGTGATCCGCTACTTCCTGAAAGGGCTGACGGCGCGAGTACGCAAAGGCTAA
- a CDS encoding Rpn family recombination-promoting nuclease/putative transposase, which yields MPSHDAIFKQFLSDIAVARDFLTIHLPDEIRKRCDFSTLQLESASFIDEKLRARISDVLYSLRTTAGKGYIYCVIEHQSRPEKQMAFRLLRYCLAAMQQHLDQGHDRLPLVVPLLFYHGRARPYPYSLRWLDSFADPVLAQALYEQPFPLVDLTAISDDEIRTHRRMALLELVQKHIRTRDMLELAREIGLLFERWSVPLTQRRALLFYIAQAGNTSKPADFIDALAAPLSTGQEDIMTIAEQLKKMGFDEGIQRGIQQGLAQGLEQGIEQGMKNSARQIARELLLTGMDKEKVRQITRLENEELEQLVMAILHDTQH from the coding sequence ATGCCATCGCATGATGCGATCTTCAAACAGTTTCTGAGCGACATCGCGGTCGCACGGGATTTTCTGACTATTCATCTGCCGGATGAAATCCGCAAACGATGTGATTTCAGCACGCTGCAATTGGAATCCGCGTCGTTTATTGATGAAAAGCTGCGTGCGCGGATATCGGACGTGCTGTACTCGCTACGTACCACCGCAGGCAAAGGGTATATTTACTGTGTGATTGAACACCAAAGTCGCCCGGAAAAACAGATGGCTTTCCGGCTGCTGCGCTATTGTCTGGCTGCTATGCAGCAACATCTGGATCAGGGACACGATCGCTTACCGCTGGTGGTGCCGCTGCTGTTTTATCACGGCAGAGCGCGTCCTTATCCTTACAGCCTTCGCTGGCTGGACAGCTTCGCCGATCCTGTACTGGCACAAGCGCTGTATGAACAGCCTTTCCCACTGGTGGATTTAACTGCTATTTCGGATGATGAGATTCGCACGCATCGCCGCATGGCGTTACTGGAACTGGTACAGAAGCATATTCGTACCCGTGATATGCTGGAGCTGGCGCGTGAGATTGGGTTACTATTTGAACGCTGGTCGGTGCCGCTGACGCAGCGTCGGGCGCTGTTATTTTATATTGCACAAGCGGGAAACACATCCAAACCCGCAGATTTCATTGACGCACTGGCAGCACCGCTATCAACCGGTCAGGAGGACATTATGACGATTGCAGAACAATTGAAAAAAATGGGATTCGACGAAGGAATCCAACGCGGTATTCAGCAAGGGTTAGCACAAGGATTGGAGCAGGGCATTGAACAAGGGATGAAAAATAGTGCCAGGCAAATTGCCCGAGAATTGCTGTTAACGGGTATGGATAAGGAAAAAGTGCGGCAAATTACCCGACTTGAAAACGAAGAGCTCGAGCAATTGGTCATGGCTATCCTGCATGACACACAGCACTGA